In Hamadaea flava, a genomic segment contains:
- a CDS encoding NAD-dependent epimerase/dehydratase family protein — protein sequence MRSLTELEERLSRPRDGLVEDLRKLDGDLLILGAGGKLGPSLVRLALRGVAAAGTGARVIAVSRFTEPGLADALRSEGAEVIPADVADDAALAALPDAANVVFLVGAKFGTSGREYATWATNAYLPGRVAQRYAGSRLVALSTGNVYPLVPVTSGGCTEDTPVDPVGEYAMSCLGRERVLTHFAYEHGTPTALIRLNYAVETRYGVLVDIARAVHAGEPVDLTTGHANIVWQGYANEVTLRALHHTGVPPFVLNVTGPETVSVRQAALDLGTRLGREVRFTGTESPTALLSNAQRCHGLFGYPDVPLAELLDFIADWVVEGLPLLGKPTHFQTRDGKF from the coding sequence ATGCGATCGCTGACGGAACTCGAGGAACGGCTGTCGCGGCCGCGCGACGGGCTCGTGGAGGACCTGCGCAAGCTCGACGGCGACCTGCTGATCCTCGGTGCGGGCGGCAAGCTCGGCCCGAGCCTGGTCCGGCTGGCCCTGCGGGGCGTCGCCGCCGCCGGGACCGGCGCCCGGGTGATCGCGGTGTCCCGCTTCACCGAACCCGGTCTGGCCGACGCGCTGCGGTCCGAGGGGGCCGAGGTGATCCCGGCCGACGTCGCCGACGACGCGGCCCTGGCCGCGCTGCCGGACGCCGCCAACGTCGTGTTCCTCGTGGGCGCGAAGTTCGGCACCTCCGGGCGCGAATACGCGACCTGGGCGACGAACGCGTACCTGCCGGGGCGGGTCGCCCAGCGCTACGCCGGATCGCGCCTGGTCGCGCTGTCCACCGGCAACGTCTACCCGCTCGTGCCGGTCACCTCCGGCGGCTGCACCGAGGACACCCCGGTCGACCCGGTCGGCGAGTACGCCATGTCCTGCCTCGGCCGCGAGCGCGTGCTGACGCACTTCGCGTACGAGCACGGCACGCCGACGGCGCTGATCCGGCTGAACTACGCCGTCGAGACGCGGTACGGCGTACTGGTGGACATCGCGCGGGCGGTGCACGCGGGCGAGCCGGTCGACCTGACCACCGGGCACGCCAACATCGTCTGGCAGGGGTACGCCAACGAGGTGACCCTGCGGGCGCTGCACCACACCGGCGTACCGCCGTTCGTGCTGAACGTGACCGGGCCGGAGACGGTCTCGGTCCGCCAGGCCGCGCTAGACCTCGGTACGCGCCTGGGCCGGGAGGTCCGGTTCACGGGGACCGAGTCCCCCACGGCGTTGCTGTCCAACGCCCAGCGCTGCCACGGCCTGTTCGGCTACCCCGACGTGCCGCTCGCCGAATTGCTCGACTTCATCGCCGACTGGGTCGTCGAGGGACTGCCACTGCTCGGCAAGCCGACCCATTTCCAGACGCGCGACGGCAAGTTCTGA
- a CDS encoding dihydrodipicolinate synthase family protein, whose protein sequence is MLTETSTTSTSVAAQTALDAFRRGCVIPAHPLALDERRTLDERRQRALTRYYLDAGAGGLAVGVHTTQFAIHDPAVGLLPPVLELAAETAKGADREVVLIAGACGPTAQAVAEAELAASLGYHLVLLSPTPELDEDQLIERARAVGEVLPVVGFYLQPAVGGRTLSRDYWTRLAALDSVAGIKVAPFDRYRTLDVLHGVVRAGRIGDLALYTGNDDHILADLITPHRVRVDGRSVQVEFVGGLLGQWAVWVHRAVELLADARAARHGDDVALRRLLSLDGHLTDANAAIFDAAHGFHGCIPGIHEILRRQGLLDGRWCLDPAEDLSPGQLDEIDRIWAAYPHLNDDEFVAANLDRWLA, encoded by the coding sequence GTGCTCACCGAAACCTCCACCACGTCGACTTCGGTTGCGGCCCAGACCGCGCTCGACGCCTTCCGGCGCGGCTGCGTCATCCCGGCTCATCCGCTGGCCCTCGACGAGCGGCGGACGCTCGACGAACGCCGCCAGCGGGCGCTCACCCGCTACTACCTCGACGCCGGAGCCGGCGGGTTGGCGGTCGGCGTACACACGACGCAGTTCGCCATCCACGATCCGGCCGTCGGGCTGCTGCCGCCGGTGTTGGAGCTGGCCGCCGAGACGGCGAAGGGCGCGGACCGCGAGGTCGTCCTCATCGCGGGCGCGTGCGGCCCGACCGCGCAGGCGGTCGCCGAGGCCGAACTGGCCGCCTCGCTCGGCTACCACCTCGTGCTGCTCTCCCCCACCCCCGAACTGGACGAGGACCAGCTCATCGAGCGAGCCCGCGCGGTCGGCGAGGTGCTGCCGGTCGTCGGCTTCTACCTCCAGCCGGCCGTCGGCGGGCGGACGCTGTCCCGCGACTACTGGACTCGGCTGGCCGCGCTGGACTCGGTCGCCGGGATCAAGGTCGCGCCGTTCGACCGCTACCGCACCCTCGACGTCCTGCACGGTGTGGTGCGCGCTGGCCGCATCGGCGACCTCGCCCTCTACACGGGCAACGACGACCACATCCTGGCTGACCTGATCACGCCGCACCGCGTACGCGTGGACGGCCGGTCGGTGCAGGTCGAGTTCGTCGGCGGACTGCTCGGGCAGTGGGCCGTCTGGGTGCACCGGGCCGTCGAGCTGCTCGCCGACGCCCGCGCCGCCCGGCACGGCGACGATGTGGCGCTGCGCCGGCTGCTGAGTCTCGACGGGCACCTCACCGACGCCAACGCGGCCATCTTCGACGCCGCCCACGGCTTCCACGGCTGCATCCCCGGCATCCACGAGATCCTGCGCCGCCAAGGTCTGCTGGACGGGCGCTGGTGTCTCGACCCCGCCGAGGACCTCTCCCCCGGCCAGCTCGACGAGATCGATCGGATCTGGGCGGCGTATCCGCATCTGAACGACGACGAGTTCGTCGCCGCGAACCTGGACCGATGGCTCGCCTAG
- a CDS encoding DegT/DnrJ/EryC1/StrS family aminotransferase, which yields MFPSMADAAGRTLGDEEIAAVTRVLRSGMLSSVWGTEVRALEREVADLHGVAYAVAASSGTAALHLAVAAAAPDPGDEIITSPISDFGTVAPILAQNAVPVFADVDPFTGNLDVDAVARAIGPRTRAILAVHLFGAPAPVAELRELADRHGLLLIEDCAQAWLTKLPNGRLAGTAGSIGCLSLQQWKHITCGDGGLTLTDDADLARRMRLFADKGWPRDVGRHHVSFGLNYRMTELAGAVARAQLAKLPKVLADRRRTARRLLDALRDLPVRVPPADVDSHAWWLFPLVLPDGGAPEAAAKLQAAGIPARAGYLQEGLHCAPALTEAPIYGGSRFPLTSPPADREPRYGRGACPVAERMIDETLIVIDWNENYTDDHVDAIADAIRGVFR from the coding sequence ATGTTCCCCAGCATGGCCGACGCGGCCGGCCGGACGCTCGGCGACGAGGAGATCGCCGCCGTCACGCGGGTGCTCCGCTCGGGCATGCTCAGCTCGGTCTGGGGCACCGAGGTGCGGGCGCTGGAACGGGAAGTGGCGGACCTCCACGGCGTCGCGTACGCCGTCGCGGCCAGCTCGGGGACGGCCGCGTTGCACCTGGCGGTGGCGGCCGCCGCACCCGATCCGGGTGACGAGATCATCACCTCGCCGATCAGCGACTTCGGCACCGTCGCCCCGATCCTGGCGCAGAACGCCGTCCCGGTCTTCGCCGACGTCGACCCGTTCACCGGAAACCTCGACGTCGACGCGGTGGCGCGGGCGATCGGGCCGCGTACGCGCGCGATCCTGGCGGTTCACCTGTTCGGCGCGCCCGCGCCCGTCGCTGAACTGCGGGAGCTGGCCGACCGGCACGGGCTGCTGCTGATCGAGGACTGCGCCCAGGCCTGGCTGACGAAGCTGCCGAACGGGCGGCTCGCCGGCACCGCCGGGTCCATCGGCTGCCTGAGCCTTCAGCAGTGGAAGCACATCACCTGCGGCGACGGCGGGCTCACCCTCACCGACGACGCCGACCTGGCCCGGCGGATGCGGCTGTTCGCCGACAAGGGCTGGCCGCGCGACGTCGGGCGGCACCATGTGAGCTTCGGGCTCAACTACCGGATGACCGAGCTGGCCGGAGCGGTCGCCCGAGCACAGCTCGCCAAGCTGCCCAAGGTGCTGGCCGACCGGCGGCGTACCGCCCGGCGCCTGCTCGACGCCCTCCGCGACCTGCCGGTACGCGTACCGCCCGCCGATGTGGACAGTCATGCCTGGTGGCTGTTCCCGCTGGTGCTGCCGGACGGGGGCGCGCCGGAGGCCGCCGCCAAGCTGCAAGCGGCGGGCATCCCGGCTCGGGCGGGTTACCTCCAGGAAGGGCTGCACTGCGCGCCCGCGCTGACCGAGGCGCCCATCTACGGCGGCTCCCGGTTCCCGCTGACCAGCCCGCCCGCGGATCGGGAACCCCGGTACGGGCGCGGCGCCTGCCCGGTCGCCGAGCGCATGATCGACGAGACTCTGATCGTGATCGACTGGAACGAGAACTACACCGACGACCATGTCGACGCGATCGCCGACGCGATCCGGGGAGTGTTCAGATGA
- a CDS encoding dihydrodipicolinate synthase family protein, with product MIDSRAAQLRDRLRGQLVAATATPIGPDGLDAGVLAGYLGGLVADGAGGLAVLAHTGRGPFQPDPVRDEVIRIALGTGVPVIVGVTDVLQAERAAELGADGLLVFPPAPDEAVAFHETLWQAAGVPLLAFDLYLRPYPLPVLRDLVRLPGVAGLKVALLRDDAACKDAIASTAAADRLAITGEDLMFVPSVTWGAQAALVGIAAAAVPATARALRAALAGEIGDTTAFDRYAETIFGDPVDGYVQRMLWVAAAEGRIPPEYAVDPHGPELPAGERERVLEVVRAL from the coding sequence ATGATCGACAGCCGGGCGGCGCAGCTGCGGGATCGGCTGCGGGGGCAGCTCGTCGCCGCGACCGCTACTCCGATCGGGCCGGACGGCCTCGACGCCGGGGTCCTCGCCGGCTACCTCGGCGGACTCGTCGCCGACGGCGCGGGCGGGCTGGCCGTGCTGGCCCACACCGGCCGGGGTCCGTTCCAACCCGACCCCGTACGCGACGAGGTGATCCGGATCGCGCTCGGGACCGGCGTACCGGTGATCGTGGGCGTGACCGACGTCCTGCAGGCCGAACGGGCTGCCGAGCTGGGCGCGGACGGGCTGCTCGTCTTCCCGCCCGCACCGGACGAGGCGGTCGCCTTTCACGAGACGCTGTGGCAGGCGGCCGGGGTGCCGCTGCTCGCCTTCGACCTCTACCTGCGGCCGTATCCGCTGCCGGTCCTGCGCGACCTGGTCCGGCTGCCGGGCGTCGCCGGGCTGAAGGTCGCGCTGCTCCGCGACGACGCCGCCTGCAAGGACGCGATCGCGTCGACGGCCGCCGCCGACCGGCTGGCGATCACCGGCGAGGACCTGATGTTCGTGCCGTCGGTGACCTGGGGCGCACAGGCGGCGCTGGTCGGGATCGCGGCGGCCGCGGTTCCGGCGACGGCCCGCGCACTGCGGGCGGCCCTCGCCGGCGAGATCGGCGACACCACCGCCTTCGACCGGTACGCCGAGACGATCTTCGGCGATCCCGTCGACGGTTACGTGCAGCGGATGCTCTGGGTGGCGGCCGCCGAAGGCCGCATCCCACCCGAGTACGCCGTCGACCCGCACGGCCCGGAGTTGCCGGCCGGCGAACGCGAGCGAGTACTGGAGGTCGTCCGTGCCCTTTAG
- a CDS encoding amidohydrolase family protein, protein MPFRQIAAQLAQLRITFDVDALLGAYPGKEGGITDPGELGAVLRGANTEAAAVASLRAALFDVRSGNDEVLATGFTPVGGLDLRDALGAERELDRLAGLGVRAIRLFPEEQHAEPDFPAVRHLARRATELGFVLLAGGDVRRFWKPLAGLGATVVFLDTHFYHLGDFLVAAREEAGFHTSTRLLNSPDAVETVASVVGVDRLVYGSRTPYAESAVPRLRLARCGLSADEIALVAGGTAMRLLGVKP, encoded by the coding sequence GTGCCCTTTAGGCAGATCGCGGCGCAGTTGGCGCAGCTGCGGATCACTTTCGATGTCGATGCGCTGCTGGGTGCGTACCCGGGGAAGGAAGGCGGGATCACCGACCCGGGTGAGCTGGGCGCGGTCTTGCGCGGCGCGAACACCGAAGCGGCGGCGGTCGCGAGCCTGCGCGCGGCGCTGTTCGACGTGCGAAGCGGCAATGACGAGGTGCTGGCGACGGGCTTCACGCCGGTCGGCGGACTGGACCTGCGCGACGCGCTCGGCGCGGAGCGGGAGCTGGACCGGCTGGCCGGCCTGGGGGTACGCGCGATCCGGCTGTTCCCGGAGGAACAGCACGCCGAGCCGGACTTCCCGGCCGTCCGGCATCTCGCCCGCCGGGCCACCGAGCTGGGGTTCGTCCTGCTTGCCGGCGGTGACGTACGCCGATTCTGGAAGCCGCTCGCGGGGCTGGGCGCGACCGTGGTCTTCCTGGACACGCACTTCTACCACCTCGGCGACTTCCTGGTGGCGGCCCGGGAGGAGGCGGGGTTCCACACCTCGACGCGGCTGCTGAACTCGCCGGACGCGGTCGAGACGGTCGCCTCCGTCGTCGGGGTCGACCGGCTCGTCTACGGCTCGCGCACCCCGTACGCCGAGTCGGCCGTGCCCCGGCTGCGGCTGGCCCGCTGCGGGCTGAGCGCCGACGAGATCGCCCTGGTCGCCGGGGGCACCGCGATGCGCCTGTTGGGAGTGAAGCCGTGA
- a CDS encoding amidohydrolase family protein: MIIDVHGHWGPWFFTMEIGSVEANLAAMDRYGIDLAIVSATEAVCYDAVSGNAAMAAALADTDRLYGYVTVNPRRLDDARRDLERYLGNGRFVGAKLHTDYTESPIASPQTQDALTMLAELDCPVLVHTWGRTVLDLAQACVDRPRLRAIAGHMGADGYRYAIEAAQSCDRLYLEPSWSQAPAGRLAEVIAAVDDRQLLFGTDSTLIDPASALGAVLASGVADLTAPSAPAHPAAPTAPSAPTDPAALTAERLAWRNAAALFSLPTP; encoded by the coding sequence GTGATCATCGACGTGCACGGGCACTGGGGTCCGTGGTTCTTCACCATGGAGATCGGGTCGGTCGAGGCCAACCTCGCCGCGATGGACCGGTACGGCATCGACCTCGCCATCGTCTCGGCCACCGAGGCGGTCTGCTACGACGCCGTCTCCGGCAACGCCGCGATGGCCGCCGCGCTGGCGGACACCGACCGGCTCTACGGCTACGTGACGGTCAACCCGCGACGGCTCGACGACGCTCGGCGGGACCTGGAGCGGTACCTGGGGAACGGCCGGTTCGTCGGCGCGAAGCTGCACACCGACTACACGGAGTCGCCGATCGCCTCGCCGCAGACCCAGGACGCCCTGACGATGCTCGCCGAGCTGGACTGCCCCGTGCTCGTGCACACCTGGGGGCGTACGGTGCTCGACCTGGCACAGGCGTGTGTGGATCGGCCCCGGCTGCGGGCGATCGCCGGGCACATGGGCGCCGACGGCTACCGGTACGCCATCGAAGCGGCCCAGTCCTGCGATCGGCTGTACCTGGAACCGTCGTGGTCGCAGGCCCCGGCCGGGCGTCTTGCTGAGGTGATCGCCGCGGTGGACGACCGCCAGCTGCTGTTCGGCACCGACTCGACCCTCATCGACCCGGCATCGGCGCTCGGCGCGGTCCTCGCCTCCGGCGTCGCCGACCTCACCGCCCCCTCCGCCCCCGCCCACCCGGCCGCACCCACCGCCCCCTCCGCACCCACCGACCCGGCCGCGCTCACCGCCGAGCGCCTCGCTTGGCGCAACGCCGCCGCCCTCTTCTCCCTCCCCACTCCCTGA
- a CDS encoding AfsR/SARP family transcriptional regulator, which yields MLIRLLGPVEVERGGLVRPVRPPQVALALAALAWEAGRVVPVDALLGRVWGEQVPPGARRTLQTLITRIRHEVLADDGTVIGRLGGYLLDVAESAVDLLRFRELAERARGEPDPASTLTEALRLWQGDPMCGLPGEWPDRVRQRLRDERKETLLRWARVSTERDAGAVVAAVTPLVAEYPLDEPLAAVLVAALHANGRTAEALAAFARVRRTLVDELGVEPGSVLRQTHQVILRADHAPAEPVPSQLPGALRGFAGRTAELTKLDSLAGSGGVGLISGPPGAGKSTLAAQWAAGQAARFPDGRLHADLSSADPGAVLPQFLGALGVPPDRVPAGLAAQTGLYRSILSGRRVLVMLDDARSEEQVRPLLAVAPGCLTLVTSRLDLSSLTVTTGAELIRLDVLPEGDAYQLLAARLGMARLAAEPTATSQIVQRCGRLPLALAIVAARLAAHPDLPLSDVASQTADANLEPFRHSDPTVDLRGVFGRSYRDLSTPVARLFRHLGCHPGPHLSLAAAASLAATTVDRTRVGVLELDRANLVGLRPSGRLQLHSLLRAYAAEQIRGPERRAALRRLLDHTLHTACAANALCYPHRDRLKIPAPARGTVIEPLTPGSALQWYADEAALLPGLVSAATEAGQDRHAWQIAWAFAEFLQRRGQWEEILRVHAVAVAAAERLADRLAQARCHNSIARAYAKLGRDHEAVQHFDRAVELHRDLDEPALLAHVYLGASGPMSRVRPGEQIKQAVRAGELFQRAGDELGEARALNTAGWWRAEAGQYEQALADCGRAQRILAELGFAQGEGHAWDSIAYIHHRLGEYAAAVAGYERAAELLHGSDDLHAAAETLVRLGRTQLSVGDTAAGLDAWKQAAEYYEVVGDTRAATGVRERIAAQYIDR from the coding sequence GTGCTGATCAGGCTGCTCGGCCCGGTGGAGGTGGAACGGGGTGGCCTGGTCCGGCCGGTACGCCCGCCGCAGGTCGCGTTGGCCCTGGCCGCATTGGCCTGGGAGGCCGGCCGGGTGGTGCCGGTCGACGCGCTGCTCGGCCGGGTCTGGGGTGAGCAGGTGCCGCCGGGGGCACGGCGTACGCTCCAGACCCTGATCACGCGCATCCGGCATGAGGTGCTGGCCGACGACGGGACGGTGATCGGCCGGCTCGGCGGTTACCTGCTCGACGTGGCGGAGTCGGCGGTCGACCTCCTGCGGTTCCGGGAACTGGCCGAGCGTGCCCGCGGCGAGCCCGATCCCGCGTCGACGTTGACCGAGGCGTTGCGGCTCTGGCAGGGCGATCCGATGTGCGGGCTGCCCGGCGAGTGGCCCGACCGCGTACGCCAGCGGCTGCGGGACGAACGCAAGGAGACGCTGCTGCGCTGGGCGCGGGTGTCGACGGAACGGGACGCGGGCGCGGTCGTCGCCGCGGTGACGCCGCTGGTCGCGGAGTATCCGCTGGACGAACCGCTGGCGGCGGTGCTCGTCGCGGCGCTGCACGCGAACGGCCGGACCGCCGAGGCACTGGCCGCCTTCGCCCGCGTACGCCGGACGCTGGTCGACGAGCTGGGCGTGGAACCGGGCAGCGTCCTGCGGCAGACGCATCAGGTGATCCTGCGAGCCGACCACGCTCCGGCGGAGCCGGTGCCGTCGCAGCTGCCGGGCGCGTTGCGCGGGTTCGCCGGGCGTACGGCCGAGCTGACGAAGCTCGATTCGCTCGCCGGCAGCGGAGGGGTCGGGCTGATCTCCGGCCCGCCCGGCGCCGGCAAGTCCACTCTGGCCGCTCAGTGGGCCGCCGGGCAGGCCGCCCGCTTCCCGGACGGGCGGCTGCACGCCGATCTGAGCAGTGCCGATCCGGGCGCGGTCCTTCCCCAGTTCCTCGGCGCGCTGGGTGTGCCGCCGGATCGGGTGCCGGCCGGCCTCGCCGCGCAGACCGGCCTCTACCGCAGCATCCTGAGTGGACGCCGGGTGCTCGTCATGCTCGACGACGCCCGGTCCGAGGAACAGGTCCGGCCGCTGCTCGCCGTCGCGCCCGGCTGCCTGACCCTCGTCACGAGCCGGCTCGATCTGTCCAGCCTCACCGTCACGACCGGCGCGGAGCTGATCCGGCTGGACGTCCTGCCCGAAGGGGACGCGTACCAACTGCTGGCCGCTCGGCTCGGCATGGCGAGGCTGGCGGCGGAACCCACCGCGACCAGCCAGATCGTCCAGCGCTGCGGTCGGTTGCCGCTCGCCCTGGCGATCGTCGCGGCCCGGCTCGCCGCGCATCCGGACCTGCCGCTGTCGGACGTGGCGTCACAGACGGCCGACGCGAACCTGGAGCCCTTCCGGCACAGCGATCCCACTGTGGACCTTCGCGGCGTGTTCGGACGGTCCTATCGCGATCTGTCCACACCGGTCGCCCGGCTGTTCCGTCATCTCGGCTGCCATCCAGGCCCGCACCTGTCGCTGGCCGCTGCGGCAAGCCTTGCCGCCACCACTGTGGACCGCACTCGCGTGGGCGTGCTGGAGCTGGATCGGGCCAACCTCGTCGGGTTGCGGCCCTCCGGCCGGCTCCAGCTGCACAGCCTCCTGCGGGCCTACGCCGCCGAGCAGATCCGCGGCCCCGAGCGCCGCGCGGCACTGCGGCGGCTGCTCGATCACACCCTGCACACCGCTTGCGCGGCCAACGCGCTCTGCTATCCGCATCGCGATCGGCTCAAGATCCCGGCCCCCGCGCGCGGCACGGTGATCGAGCCGCTCACGCCCGGTTCCGCTCTCCAGTGGTACGCCGATGAAGCCGCCCTGCTTCCGGGACTGGTGAGCGCCGCGACCGAGGCCGGTCAGGATCGCCACGCCTGGCAGATCGCGTGGGCGTTCGCCGAGTTCCTCCAGCGTCGCGGGCAGTGGGAGGAGATTCTGCGGGTGCACGCGGTCGCGGTGGCGGCCGCGGAGCGGCTGGCCGACCGGCTGGCCCAGGCCCGCTGCCACAACAGCATCGCCCGGGCGTACGCGAAGCTGGGCCGGGACCACGAGGCGGTCCAGCACTTCGACCGGGCCGTCGAGCTGCACCGCGACCTCGACGAACCAGCTCTGCTGGCGCATGTCTACCTGGGCGCGTCCGGGCCGATGAGCCGGGTCCGGCCAGGCGAACAGATCAAGCAGGCCGTTCGGGCCGGGGAGCTGTTCCAGCGGGCCGGCGACGAGTTGGGCGAGGCCCGGGCGCTGAACACGGCGGGCTGGTGGCGGGCCGAGGCCGGGCAGTACGAACAGGCGCTGGCCGACTGCGGGCGCGCCCAACGCATCCTCGCCGAACTGGGGTTCGCCCAGGGCGAGGGGCACGCCTGGGACAGCATCGCCTACATCCACCACCGCCTAGGCGAGTACGCCGCCGCAGTGGCCGGTTACGAGCGGGCCGCCGAGTTGCTGCACGGTTCCGACGATCTGCACGCCGCCGCGGAGACCCTGGTACGCCTCGGCAGGACCCAGCTCAGCGTCGGCGACACGGCCGCCGGGCTGGACGCCTGGAAGCAGGCGGCCGAGTACTACGAGGTCGTCGGCGACACCCGGGCGGCGACCGGCGTACGCGAGCGCATCGCCGCCCAATACATCGACCGTTGA
- a CDS encoding ABC transporter ATP-binding protein, producing MTGVPRAGLLRSAARAAGTVWRAAPFHVTGYLAVTLVGAATPVALAWLTKAVLDGVAGGHTDGLLWLAVAVAVVGTAAATATHAGQYLRAEVDRRAAMRTKDELFAAVSRAPGLARFENPAFLDRLRLAQQSARNPGRLVDTALSAARSALTLAGFLASLAVINAAFAAIVVASAVPAVLIELRLSRQRVTMMWRIGPAERREMFYAHLMATVDAAKEIRLFDLGGFLRGRMLAELRTANRERRRMDRREFAVQASLAGISAAVAGAGLVWAIVAAADGRIGVGDVSMFVAAVAGVQSALNVLVSAGVMAYEQLLVFGHHVEVVTAGDDLPVARPGRALPPLRRGIELRDVWFRYGPDLPWVLQGVNLVLPHGQTVALVGHNGAGKSTLVKLLCRFYDPTRGTIRWDGVDIREIAPEELRKRIAAVFQDFVAYELTAAENIAVGDLTAEPDRVEQAARDAGIHSVLSALPTGYATMLSRGFTAEPAEDGDDPATGVLLSGGQWQRLALARAFLRQDRDLMILDEPSSGLDPDAEYEAHQRLRRLRAGRTGILISHRLGAVRDADRIVVLADGRVSEDGTHPVLLANGAAYARLFTRQAAGYRDEVSA from the coding sequence ATGACCGGCGTACCCCGGGCCGGTCTGCTCCGCTCGGCGGCTCGGGCCGCCGGCACCGTCTGGCGGGCGGCCCCGTTCCATGTCACCGGCTATCTCGCGGTGACCCTGGTCGGCGCGGCCACCCCGGTCGCGCTGGCCTGGCTGACCAAGGCGGTCCTCGACGGGGTCGCCGGTGGCCACACCGATGGGCTGCTGTGGCTGGCCGTGGCGGTCGCGGTGGTCGGGACCGCCGCCGCGACCGCCACCCACGCCGGGCAGTATCTACGGGCCGAAGTGGACCGCCGGGCCGCGATGCGTACCAAGGACGAACTGTTCGCAGCGGTGTCGCGGGCGCCCGGACTCGCCCGGTTCGAGAATCCCGCCTTCCTCGACCGGCTGCGGCTGGCCCAGCAGAGCGCCCGCAATCCCGGCCGCCTCGTCGACACCGCGTTGAGCGCCGCCCGCAGTGCGCTCACCCTCGCCGGATTCCTGGCCTCCCTGGCGGTGATCAACGCCGCCTTCGCCGCGATCGTCGTCGCGTCTGCGGTCCCGGCGGTCCTCATCGAACTGCGGCTCTCCCGCCAGCGGGTCACGATGATGTGGCGGATCGGACCGGCCGAACGCCGGGAGATGTTCTACGCCCACCTGATGGCCACCGTCGACGCGGCCAAGGAGATCCGGCTCTTCGACCTCGGCGGATTCCTTCGTGGACGGATGCTCGCGGAGCTGCGTACGGCGAACCGGGAACGCCGCCGGATGGATCGGCGGGAGTTCGCCGTGCAGGCGAGCCTCGCCGGGATCTCCGCCGCCGTCGCCGGCGCCGGGCTCGTCTGGGCGATCGTGGCGGCCGCCGACGGCAGGATCGGCGTCGGCGACGTCTCGATGTTCGTCGCCGCCGTAGCGGGGGTGCAGTCCGCGCTGAACGTGCTGGTCTCGGCCGGGGTGATGGCGTACGAGCAGCTGCTGGTCTTCGGCCATCACGTCGAGGTCGTCACGGCCGGGGACGATCTGCCGGTGGCCCGACCGGGCCGGGCGCTGCCGCCGCTACGCCGGGGCATCGAGTTGCGCGACGTGTGGTTCCGATACGGGCCGGATCTGCCCTGGGTGCTTCAGGGCGTGAACCTGGTCCTCCCGCACGGCCAGACCGTGGCGCTCGTCGGCCACAACGGCGCGGGCAAGAGCACCCTGGTCAAGCTGCTGTGCCGGTTCTACGACCCGACTCGGGGCACGATCCGCTGGGACGGGGTCGACATCCGGGAGATCGCTCCGGAGGAGCTGCGGAAGCGGATCGCGGCGGTGTTCCAGGACTTCGTCGCGTACGAGCTGACCGCGGCGGAGAACATCGCGGTCGGCGACCTCACCGCCGAGCCCGATCGCGTCGAGCAGGCGGCTAGGGACGCCGGCATCCACTCCGTGCTCAGCGCCCTGCCCACCGGGTACGCCACGATGCTCAGCCGGGGCTTCACCGCCGAACCGGCCGAGGACGGCGACGACCCGGCGACGGGGGTGCTGCTGTCGGGCGGCCAATGGCAGCGGCTGGCGCTGGCCCGGGCGTTCCTGCGGCAGGACCGGGATCTGATGATCCTGGACGAGCCGAGTTCGGGTCTCGATCCCGACGCCGAGTACGAGGCGCACCAACGGTTGCGGCGGCTGCGCGCCGGGCGTACCGGGATCTTGATCTCGCACCGGCTCGGCGCGGTCCGGGACGCCGACCGGATCGTGGTGCTGGCCGACGGCAGGGTGTCGGAGGACGGCACGCATCCGGTCCTGCTGGCCAACGGCGCGGCGTACGCCCGCCTGTTCACCCGGCAGGCGGCCGGCTACCGGGACGAGGTCTCGGCGTGA
- a CDS encoding S26 family signal peptidase produces MIAVAAAVVLLLIGLILRARRRHVVVTVVGDSMLPTYHPGDRLLVRRVAPDSVRIRQVIVLSGLSREGWIVKRVAAVPGDPIPRDVPALRTAVGDRVPQGQLVVLGDNPARSHDSRHSGYFGADRLLGVVVRTISAPRARYLSRARPKMGDHSRTDTTVTPGAR; encoded by the coding sequence GTGATCGCCGTCGCGGCGGCGGTCGTGCTGCTGCTGATCGGCCTCATCCTCCGAGCGCGCCGCCGGCACGTGGTCGTGACGGTGGTCGGCGACAGTATGCTGCCCACGTATCACCCCGGCGATCGGCTCCTCGTACGCCGCGTCGCGCCGGACTCCGTGCGTATCCGCCAGGTCATCGTCCTCAGTGGACTTTCGCGCGAGGGCTGGATCGTGAAGCGGGTGGCCGCCGTGCCGGGGGACCCGATCCCCCGCGACGTGCCCGCGTTGCGGACCGCCGTCGGCGACCGGGTCCCCCAGGGACAGCTGGTCGTACTGGGCGACAACCCCGCCCGCTCGCACGACTCCCGGCACTCCGGCTACTTCGGCGCCGACCGGCTGCTCGGCGTGGTGGTGCGGACGATCTCCGCGCCGAGAGCGCGCTACTTGTCGAGGGCGCGCCCGAAGATGGGCGACCACTCGCGGACGGACACGACGGTCACCCCGGGCGCCCGGTAG